The region ATGCGCCAGGTGATGAGCGGATCCTTGCCTTTTTAGATTTGGGCCAGGGGTCACAGACAATATCTCTACGGGTATGGTTGACGAGGCAATCATCGCCGCCGGCTCTCATCGGACCCGACCTGCCGGTAGAGCGTCGCTGAGGAAATGCCAAGCCGCTCGCAGATGGTCTCGGGCAGGGACGTCCGGGTCCTGAATCAACCGTTGGGCGAGCTTGGCGTCGTCCTCGCCCAAGGCTGGCAGCCGCCAGCCGGTCTTTCCTCGATCACGGGCGGCCCGGAGGCCGGCCTCTTCCATCGACCTCAGGAAGAGCATCCTCAATGCACTCAAATTGCTCGTCGGTCAGCTCGTAGCGGCGACGTCGG is a window of Salinibacter grassmerensis DNA encoding:
- a CDS encoding transposase, which encodes MARRRRYELTDEQFECIEDALPEVDGRGRPPGRP